A section of the Gemmatimonadales bacterium genome encodes:
- a CDS encoding tetratricopeptide repeat protein, translated as MNASTRHIRFPRWAGLAGLVLLALGSTFSCLWNTWVQDDLPIIKVNGLVHTLAHPWVLFGQAYWPWPYPRDLYRPLTMLSFAVQWVVSGGHEPIFRIVSVLLYLGAVLAVYRLARRCLGPGAAWVAAAWFAIHPVHVEAVAVAVNQAELVVGILVAMLTASYIDHRRSGDAITRRSMSLMVFGYLVAMLFKESGAMLPAMLVAAELTIIDDGRTWRERFVLLRPLYLAFVLVAVCVAGVRTIVLAGNTKGSFTAEALGGLHVGGRAITMLGVVPKWYRLLFWPAHLQADYSPGEIVGTTHWGTAQSFGALLLIATFVLAWYCWHRRPVVAFGILWTAIGLIPVSNVLIPTGIVLAERTLFLSSVGVVIAGADILWLAGAWLYSRGSPGRIAAATGSIVLLAMGLSRSMSRQMVWRDSATLWFQSVIDAPRSWRAHHAYASVLFGVNMKKTAELEYRKAIDLYPAAVPVYIDLADKYRAAAMCEPALNLYKEVLAMMPAHNGVRGSEVACLLWLGRYKEAAVEARLGASYGPQHTTLARYAEIADSADRVHAPPHTVNLPPPVDSIPKR; from the coding sequence ATGAATGCCTCCACAAGGCACATCCGCTTCCCGCGTTGGGCCGGGTTGGCGGGACTCGTTCTCCTCGCTCTCGGGTCGACGTTTTCCTGCCTCTGGAACACGTGGGTCCAGGACGACCTGCCGATCATCAAGGTCAACGGCCTGGTCCACACCCTCGCCCATCCATGGGTTCTCTTCGGCCAGGCGTACTGGCCGTGGCCCTATCCGCGAGATCTCTACCGGCCGCTGACCATGCTGTCGTTTGCCGTTCAGTGGGTCGTGAGTGGCGGACACGAACCGATCTTCCGTATCGTCTCCGTTCTCCTCTATCTCGGCGCGGTGCTGGCGGTCTATCGACTCGCCCGCCGATGCCTCGGCCCGGGGGCGGCCTGGGTTGCGGCCGCGTGGTTTGCGATCCACCCGGTCCACGTGGAAGCGGTCGCCGTTGCCGTGAACCAGGCGGAACTTGTGGTGGGGATCCTGGTGGCGATGCTCACGGCTTCATACATCGATCACCGTCGCAGCGGCGACGCGATCACCCGGCGCTCGATGTCGTTGATGGTGTTCGGCTACCTGGTCGCGATGCTGTTCAAGGAAAGCGGTGCCATGCTCCCGGCGATGCTGGTGGCTGCCGAGTTGACCATCATCGACGATGGGCGGACCTGGCGCGAACGCTTCGTACTCCTGCGACCGCTGTATCTCGCGTTTGTCCTCGTTGCCGTATGCGTCGCGGGAGTGCGCACCATCGTCCTCGCCGGAAACACCAAGGGGAGCTTCACCGCCGAGGCGCTTGGCGGGCTGCATGTCGGAGGCCGCGCGATCACGATGCTCGGCGTGGTACCGAAGTGGTACCGGCTCCTGTTCTGGCCCGCGCACCTGCAGGCCGACTATTCACCCGGAGAAATCGTCGGGACAACGCATTGGGGTACCGCGCAATCGTTCGGCGCGTTGCTGCTGATCGCCACCTTCGTCCTGGCGTGGTACTGCTGGCACCGCCGGCCGGTGGTCGCGTTCGGGATCCTCTGGACGGCGATCGGGCTGATCCCGGTGAGCAACGTCCTGATTCCCACCGGAATCGTCCTCGCCGAGCGGACCCTCTTCCTCAGCAGCGTCGGCGTGGTGATCGCCGGTGCCGACATCCTCTGGCTCGCTGGCGCGTGGCTATACAGTCGCGGATCGCCTGGGCGGATCGCCGCGGCGACTGGATCGATCGTCCTGCTCGCGATGGGATTGTCTCGCAGCATGTCGCGCCAGATGGTGTGGCGTGATTCCGCGACGCTCTGGTTCCAGTCGGTCATCGATGCGCCGAGGAGCTGGCGCGCGCACCACGCCTATGCCTCGGTCCTGTTTGGCGTCAACATGAAGAAGACGGCCGAACTCGAGTACCGCAAGGCGATCGACCTCTATCCCGCGGCGGTGCCCGTCTACATCGACCTGGCGGACAAGTATCGTGCTGCAGCGATGTGCGAACCGGCGCTGAATCTGTACAAGGAAGTGCTGGCGATGATGCCGGCACACAATGGTGTACGCGGCTCGGAAGTGGCCTGCCTCCTCTGGCTCGGTCGTTACAAGGAGGCGGCAGTCGAAGCACGCCTCGGCGCGTCGTATGGCCCGCAGCACACGACGCTGGCGCGATACGCTGAAATCGCCGACAGCGCCGACCGGGTGCACGCTCCGCCGCATACAGTCAATCTGCCGCCACCCGTGGACAGCATTCCGAAACGATGA